A genomic segment from uncultured Methanobrevibacter sp. encodes:
- a CDS encoding PINc/VapC family ATPase yields MKRIVPDTSAIIEGNVEKIIKEKGLNYPEIIIPEAVIAELEHQANNQRPTGIRGLENVKKLQDLAEIGEVSIRITGRRPTKFEKDNAKLGEIDGLIRDVAKDELALLLTSDKIQAKTAEAQGIPTIYYAQEYKGAIDLKIAKFFDDDTMSVHLKENVVPMAKKGKPGHIELVKLADEKFTYKQLEAIAEEILEKERYDPKTYLEVDKQGAIVVQSRDLRISIARPPFSEALEITAVRPVAEVSLDQYHLSSQLIERLTNSARGILISGSPGAGKSTFAQAIAKFYDEDLNKVVKTMESPRDLQVGDTITQYAPLEGDMENTADILLLVRPDFTIYDELRKNHDFKIFADMRLAGVGMIGVVHATRPIDAIQRIASRVDLGTIPSIVDTTIYIEDGEISAIYENKLTVKVPSGMEERDLARPVIEVRDFESGTLVNEIYTYGEQTIVMDIGMVEQSKKANKKDKTPVQLIAEREILKTMKRIAPKASIEVSMENDRRVNIYITEKYIPKIIGKGGKRITELENEIGISMNVEPLEKAPDSFAERLTKRSKKSKKDKKDKHKKSKKSQLKEYNDNMDDYIIDEGKKDYSKDNYFDLSEEEEDYEEGETSEFYYEVFELYPEIRKDHLVLPIGKKFVGSSFDILLEDKYMFTATVGKRGYVKLHKNLDLTDEIIDGLDNGLRVVARVRD; encoded by the coding sequence ATAAAAAGGATAGTCCCTGATACAAGTGCAATCATAGAAGGAAATGTAGAGAAAATAATAAAAGAAAAAGGATTGAACTATCCGGAAATCATCATACCAGAAGCTGTAATCGCTGAACTTGAACATCAAGCTAACAATCAAAGGCCAACAGGAATCAGAGGTCTTGAGAATGTAAAGAAACTTCAGGATTTAGCTGAAATCGGTGAAGTATCCATTAGAATAACCGGCAGAAGGCCTACCAAGTTTGAAAAGGACAATGCAAAGCTTGGAGAGATAGACGGATTAATCAGAGATGTGGCTAAGGATGAACTTGCACTACTATTAACAAGCGATAAGATTCAAGCAAAGACTGCAGAGGCACAAGGAATACCTACAATCTATTATGCACAGGAATACAAAGGTGCAATAGACTTGAAAATAGCTAAATTCTTTGACGATGACACAATGAGCGTTCATTTAAAGGAAAATGTTGTGCCAATGGCTAAAAAGGGTAAGCCAGGACATATTGAACTTGTAAAGCTCGCAGATGAGAAATTCACATACAAGCAATTGGAAGCGATTGCAGAGGAAATCCTTGAAAAGGAAAGATACGACCCAAAAACATATTTGGAAGTGGACAAGCAAGGTGCTATTGTAGTCCAATCAAGAGACCTTAGAATATCAATAGCAAGACCTCCATTTTCAGAAGCACTTGAAATAACTGCAGTAAGGCCTGTAGCTGAAGTCTCACTTGACCAATACCACTTATCAAGTCAATTGATTGAAAGATTGACAAACAGTGCAAGAGGAATATTGATTTCAGGTTCACCTGGAGCAGGTAAAAGTACATTTGCTCAGGCAATAGCTAAATTCTATGATGAAGATTTAAACAAGGTAGTTAAAACCATGGAATCTCCAAGAGACTTGCAGGTTGGAGATACAATCACCCAATATGCTCCTCTTGAAGGGGATATGGAGAACACTGCAGACATATTGCTATTAGTAAGACCTGACTTCACCATTTACGATGAGCTTAGAAAGAATCATGACTTCAAGATATTTGCAGACATGAGACTTGCAGGTGTAGGAATGATTGGTGTTGTTCATGCAACAAGGCCTATCGATGCAATTCAAAGGATTGCAAGCAGAGTGGATTTAGGTACCATCCCATCAATCGTAGACACTACTATTTATATTGAAGATGGTGAAATATCCGCCATTTATGAAAACAAGCTTACAGTAAAGGTTCCAAGTGGAATGGAAGAAAGAGACCTTGCAAGACCAGTGATTGAAGTGAGGGACTTTGAAAGCGGAACCTTGGTTAATGAAATCTACACTTACGGTGAACAGACCATTGTAATGGATATTGGCATGGTTGAACAGTCCAAAAAGGCAAATAAAAAGGACAAGACTCCTGTCCAATTGATTGCTGAAAGGGAAATCCTTAAAACCATGAAAAGAATAGCTCCAAAGGCATCCATTGAAGTGAGCATGGAAAATGACAGAAGAGTTAACATTTACATCACTGAAAAGTACATTCCTAAAATCATTGGAAAAGGCGGTAAAAGAATAACCGAACTTGAAAATGAGATTGGAATAAGCATGAATGTTGAACCTCTTGAAAAGGCACCTGACAGCTTTGCTGAAAGACTTACAAAAAGGTCTAAAAAATCAAAAAAGGATAAGAAAGACAAGCATAAGAAGTCAAAAAAGTCCCAATTGAAGGAATATAATGATAATATGGATGATTACATTATCGATGAAGGCAAGAAGGATTACAGCAAGGACAATTACTTTGACTTAAGTGAAGAAGAAGAGGATTATGAAGAAGGAGAAACATCTGAATTCTATTATGAAGTCTTTGAACTATATCCAGAAATAAGAAAGGATCATCTTGTATTGCCTATCGGAAAGAAATTCGTAGGAAGTTCATTTGACATTCTTTTAGAGGACAAGTACATGTTCACTGCAACCGTAGGCAAAAGGGGCTATGTAAAGCTTCATAAGAACCTTGACCTGACTGATGAAATCATAGACGGTTTGGATAATGGCTTAAGAGTTGTTGCTCGAGTTAGAGATTAG
- a CDS encoding sugar phosphate isomerase/epimerase gives MKIGASMLATEDRTIEEALEYFDSNKYIDYVEIVHDYPYREINDDNELIDLINSYDLKYTIHAPFIDINIASLNPAVADFSVREIERSIDLANMIDSNLVVVHPGILGFHGRGKEDLVYQISEKHLEVIGNYSKDCGVDACIENLPNITDFMFMDVNQLNDTLVKLDLPMTMDIGHAHTNGFTPDEIYFDSIKHIHVHDNPGDDDTHLALGDGTFDVNGFFDVFTKKKYDGIYMLELMSVDFIEKSLEYMKNLGLI, from the coding sequence ATGAAGATAGGAGCTTCAATGTTAGCGACCGAAGACAGAACAATAGAAGAAGCTTTAGAATACTTTGACAGCAATAAGTATATAGATTATGTTGAAATAGTCCATGATTACCCTTATAGGGAAATCAATGATGACAATGAACTGATAGACCTCATTAACTCATATGACTTGAAATACACTATTCACGCTCCATTCATAGACATAAATATCGCTTCCTTGAATCCTGCAGTTGCAGATTTTTCAGTAAGGGAAATTGAGAGATCAATAGACCTTGCAAACATGATTGACAGCAATCTTGTTGTTGTTCATCCAGGAATTCTTGGATTCCATGGAAGGGGAAAGGAAGACTTGGTCTATCAAATATCAGAGAAACATCTTGAAGTCATCGGCAACTATTCAAAAGATTGTGGAGTTGATGCATGTATTGAAAACCTGCCGAACATTACTGACTTCATGTTTATGGATGTGAATCAACTGAATGATACATTAGTCAAGCTTGACCTTCCTATGACTATGGATATAGGTCATGCCCATACAAATGGCTTCACTCCAGATGAAATTTACTTCGACTCAATTAAACACATACATGTGCATGATAATCCTGGCGATGATGACACACACCTTGCATTAGGTGATGGGACTTTTGATGTAAATGGGTTCTTTGATGTTTTTACTAAGAAAAAGTATGATGGCATCTACATGTTAGAGTTAATGTCTGTAGATTTCATTGAAAAAAGTTTGGAATACATGAAGAATTTAGGATTAATCTAA
- a CDS encoding phenylacetate--CoA ligase family protein — MWNEEIECMSREDIFELQLKKLQATVKRAFDKIPFYTEKYTQANVFPEDIETLKDIEKLPFLTKDDLRACYPFGMFAVDKKKIIEVHSSSGTTGKPVVSGYTQGDIDNWGEIVARGLTMMGLDEDDIIQNTHGYGLFTGGFGVHYGAHRLGATIIPISTGQTRRQVEIMADFGSTCLIVTPSYGIYLGEVAKEEGIDFDEIGLKAIGFGAEMWTAEMRDRIEETFKTKAYNIYGLTELMGPGIGMECCAQNGLHIAEDFFYPEIIDPKTGITLPEGTHGELVLTNLERESMPVIRFRTKDLTALHYDTCECGRTLARMERITGRSDDMIKVKGVAVFPSQIEKALLKVSNIEPHYQIIVTRPDIMDEIEIKVEASEALFSDDIKEMMGVKRKIGEYIQNEIGIAVNVSLVAPKSIPRSTKGKIQRVIDKRNLH, encoded by the coding sequence ATGTGGAATGAAGAAATTGAATGCATGTCAAGAGAAGACATTTTTGAACTTCAATTGAAGAAGTTGCAGGCTACTGTAAAAAGGGCATTTGACAAGATTCCTTTTTACACTGAAAAGTACACTCAAGCAAATGTTTTCCCTGAAGACATAGAAACCTTAAAGGATATTGAAAAGTTGCCGTTCCTTACTAAAGATGATTTAAGAGCATGTTATCCATTTGGAATGTTTGCAGTCGATAAGAAGAAAATCATAGAGGTACACTCCTCTTCAGGAACTACTGGAAAGCCTGTTGTAAGCGGATACACCCAAGGTGACATAGACAATTGGGGAGAAATCGTTGCAAGAGGGCTTACCATGATGGGCCTTGATGAAGACGACATAATACAGAACACACACGGTTACGGATTGTTTACAGGAGGATTCGGTGTTCACTATGGCGCTCACAGATTAGGAGCTACAATCATCCCTATTTCAACTGGACAGACCAGAAGACAAGTTGAAATCATGGCAGACTTCGGAAGTACCTGTCTTATCGTCACTCCATCCTATGGTATCTACTTAGGAGAAGTTGCTAAGGAAGAGGGAATAGATTTCGATGAAATTGGTCTTAAAGCTATAGGTTTCGGAGCTGAAATGTGGACAGCTGAAATGAGAGACAGAATCGAAGAGACATTTAAGACCAAAGCTTATAACATTTACGGCCTTACAGAATTGATGGGTCCAGGTATTGGTATGGAATGCTGTGCACAGAACGGCTTGCACATTGCTGAAGATTTCTTCTATCCGGAAATCATTGATCCAAAAACTGGAATCACATTACCTGAAGGCACTCACGGTGAATTGGTATTGACCAACCTTGAAAGAGAAAGCATGCCTGTAATCAGATTCAGAACCAAGGACCTCACTGCACTTCACTATGACACTTGTGAGTGTGGCCGAACCCTTGCAAGAATGGAAAGGATTACCGGCAGATCAGATGACATGATTAAAGTGAAAGGAGTTGCTGTATTCCCATCACAAATCGAAAAGGCGCTTCTTAAGGTCAGTAACATCGAGCCTCACTATCAAATCATTGTTACAAGACCGGATATAATGGATGAAATTGAAATTAAAGTAGAAGCTTCAGAAGCTCTTTTCTCAGACGACATCAAAGAGATGATGGGTGTAAAACGTAAAATTGGTGAATACATTCAAAATGAGATTGGAATTGCAGTAAATGTTAGTTTAGTAGCACCTAAGAGCATTCCAAGAAGCACAAAAGGTAAAATACAAAGAGTGATTGATAAACGTAATTTACATTAA
- a CDS encoding acetolactate synthase — MYKITQLSIFLENKRGNLYNTLDLLAANDINIRALSLADTTEFGILRLVVQDPIKAKKILEEHWYIVKNTPIVGAELDDTPGGLSSVLKILNDEEIDLEYLYAFTHEKTEKAILLLQAEDLDNLINILTAYKVPLVPAEEVYNL, encoded by the coding sequence ATGTATAAAATAACACAATTATCCATATTTTTGGAAAACAAAAGAGGGAATCTTTATAACACATTAGATTTGCTTGCTGCAAATGACATAAACATAAGAGCTTTATCATTAGCAGACACAACTGAATTCGGTATTTTAAGATTGGTTGTTCAAGACCCTATAAAAGCTAAAAAAATACTTGAAGAACACTGGTACATTGTTAAAAACACTCCAATCGTTGGAGCTGAACTCGATGATACCCCTGGTGGATTGTCTTCTGTCTTAAAGATATTGAATGATGAAGAGATTGATCTTGAATATCTTTATGCATTCACTCATGAAAAGACTGAAAAAGCTATTCTATTATTGCAAGCAGAAGATTTGGACAATCTTATAAACATTTTAACTGCTTATAAGGTTCCTCTTGTACCAGCTGAAGAAGTTTATAATTTATGA
- a CDS encoding malate dehydrogenase: MVKVSVMGSTGVIGKNVTFKLARADTITEVVLFARPESIDKAKGQSYDMYDALAAEDIDCLLFPSCNYEDLADSQIVLISAGAPRHEGMSRRDLAFVNGKIVSNYARQVAKYAPDAIIVVATNPVDVMTTIALDASGFDRDKVIGVGNHLDSLRLKNYFARRLNINSSEIHTRVIGEHGDNMVPLLSSTTIGGIPLKYFIREVELDIREIIQTLRNAGNTIISKKGATEYGPAYAISNLIITLITNSHKILTVSLYLDGEIAGVKGVSLGVPSVLSEKGNAMIVPIHMNDYETKKFQSAAEQIGKLTEEVRESLKEE, from the coding sequence ATGGTAAAGGTTAGTGTAATGGGTTCAACCGGTGTAATAGGTAAAAACGTTACTTTCAAATTGGCTAGAGCAGATACAATAACTGAAGTTGTATTGTTTGCAAGACCTGAAAGCATTGACAAGGCAAAGGGCCAAAGCTATGACATGTATGATGCATTGGCTGCTGAGGATATTGATTGTTTACTCTTCCCATCATGCAATTATGAAGATCTTGCAGATTCCCAAATTGTATTGATTTCTGCAGGTGCTCCAAGGCATGAGGGGATGAGCAGAAGGGATTTGGCTTTTGTCAATGGAAAAATCGTATCAAATTATGCAAGACAAGTGGCTAAATATGCTCCAGATGCCATTATAGTAGTTGCAACAAATCCTGTGGATGTAATGACCACAATCGCTTTGGACGCTTCAGGTTTCGATAGAGACAAGGTCATTGGTGTAGGAAACCACTTGGATTCCTTAAGACTCAAAAATTACTTTGCAAGACGATTAAACATCAACAGCAGTGAAATCCATACAAGGGTTATCGGTGAGCATGGAGACAATATGGTTCCTCTTTTAAGTTCAACCACCATTGGTGGTATCCCTTTGAAATACTTTATTAGAGAGGTGGAATTGGACATTAGGGAGATCATTCAGACTCTTAGAAATGCAGGAAACACTATTATTTCCAAAAAGGGAGCTACTGAATATGGTCCTGCATATGCTATTTCCAACTTGATCATAACACTCATTACAAATTCCCATAAGATATTGACTGTAAGCTTATATTTGGATGGTGAAATTGCTGGTGTCAAGGGAGTTTCATTAGGTGTTCCTTCTGTTTTATCCGAAAAGGGAAATGCAATGATTGTTCCTATTCATATGAATGATTATGAGACTAAAAAGTTCCAATCAGCTGCTGAACAGATTGGAAAACTTACAGAAGAAGTTAGAGAAAGTCTAAAAGAAGAATAA
- a CDS encoding ferritin — MVNEKMEAALNAQLNAEVYSGYLYLSMAAYFEDIDLAGFANWMRVQAAEELEHGMKFYDYIIRRGASVTLTAIEAPQTEWESPLAAFEHVLSHEQMVTGLINDLVDLAIEEKDHATNNFLQWFVEEQVEEEENAMENLAKLRLAGDDNSLLYKLNEEFAGRGTAE; from the coding sequence ATGGTAAATGAAAAAATGGAAGCAGCATTAAATGCTCAATTAAATGCAGAAGTATATTCAGGATACTTATACTTATCTATGGCAGCTTACTTTGAAGACATCGACTTAGCAGGATTTGCTAACTGGATGAGAGTACAAGCTGCAGAAGAATTAGAACATGGTATGAAATTCTATGATTACATCATTAGAAGAGGGGCAAGCGTAACCCTTACTGCAATTGAAGCTCCACAAACTGAATGGGAATCTCCACTTGCAGCATTCGAACATGTTTTATCCCACGAACAAATGGTTACCGGCTTAATCAACGATTTAGTAGACTTAGCTATTGAAGAAAAAGACCATGCAACCAACAACTTCTTGCAATGGTTCGTAGAAGAACAAGTTGAAGAAGAAGAAAACGCTATGGAAAACTTAGCTAAACTCAGATTAGCTGGCGATGACAACTCTTTATTATACAAACTCAATGAAGAGTTCGCAGGTCGTGGAACTGCAGAATAG
- a CDS encoding rubredoxin: MVFVCDICGYEYNPDAGDPDNGVEPGTAFADLPDDWVCPLCGAEKGDFVEE; encoded by the coding sequence ATGGTATTTGTATGTGATATTTGCGGATACGAATATAATCCTGATGCTGGTGACCCAGATAATGGTGTAGAACCAGGCACTGCTTTTGCAGACTTACCGGATGATTGGGTTTGCCCATTATGCGGTGCAGAAAAAGGAGATTTCGTAGAAGAATAA
- a CDS encoding rubredoxin, with the protein MAEYKCTICGYVYDTEKGESRRDVAAGTAWEDVADDFRCPLCGAVKNMFKAL; encoded by the coding sequence ATGGCTGAATACAAATGTACTATTTGCGGATACGTATACGACACTGAAAAAGGTGAATCTAGAAGAGATGTTGCTGCAGGAACTGCTTGGGAAGATGTAGCTGATGATTTCAGATGCCCTTTATGTGGTGCTGTTAAAAACATGTTTAAAGCATTATAA
- a CDS encoding universal stress protein, producing the protein MFKNILVASDGSKCGDKAVDLAIDLASKYCAKISALYVMDFALDFTYDDLDDAGGAVLDEITAKGKEKDVVVVEHIITADPIQDMATMIRKINPDIAVFGAFGKSMETQENIDYSKIGSVAENALKVSKVPVILVK; encoded by the coding sequence ATGTTTAAGAATATTTTAGTTGCTAGCGACGGTTCCAAATGTGGAGACAAGGCAGTTGATTTGGCTATTGATTTGGCAAGCAAATACTGTGCAAAGATTTCTGCTTTATACGTTATGGATTTTGCATTGGACTTCACATATGATGACTTGGATGATGCTGGCGGAGCGGTTTTGGATGAGATTACAGCTAAAGGAAAGGAAAAGGATGTTGTTGTAGTTGAGCATATCATCACTGCAGATCCTATTCAGGACATGGCAACAATGATTAGAAAGATAAACCCTGACATTGCTGTCTTTGGAGCTTTTGGAAAGTCTATGGAAACGCAAGAGAATATTGATTATTCTAAAATTGGCAGTGTAGCTGAAAATGCCTTAAAAGTCTCTAAAGTTCCTGTAATTTTAGTTAAATAA
- a CDS encoding ATP-binding cassette domain-containing protein: MISIKNLSKSYKLDNGEEVKALNNINLEVKEGEIVGILGTSGSGKTTLLRILRGVEKFDEGEVRVERYTLKPDSSQFYFNQVKKETAIHLQRSFGIWPETVLDNVVRKLYGAKYGDEAGTDFELAHDQFDKEAYELLELVGLKEKSGHLASVLSGGEKQRLIMARQLAKKPKVMLLDEPATMACPKTKQEILDAVKKINEELNITIVLVSHLPEIHKFLAEKVILLENGEIAKEGDVDEIIDEFLSDIEDPVDIKLESTDETLIKACDLDKRFYLLKGKDVLHMKDISFEVKRGDILSLVGPSGAGKTILLRMLGGMDVPDSGDVFFKLEKDGEIKWVDIRKASLDRMEVRRNIGFMHQEFALVYWATVQSQLAKKLGYKRFDMVQEAKERAREEGLPDILLDALYQLTDLPEREAKARLEQVGLEPSILDELFPKFPETEIAEQVADLFEALDLPLDILGRRSFELSGGQKVRAMLALVLVSKPDILLLDEPFGDLDPKTLRTVTNSLKRICKEFGTTIVMVSHNTDFIRELSNRAIFIDQGLLKDDTKDVDRLVDDFIGFCKADYLM; the protein is encoded by the coding sequence ATGATAAGTATTAAAAACCTTTCTAAATCATATAAATTAGATAATGGGGAAGAAGTGAAAGCCCTAAATAACATTAATCTTGAAGTTAAAGAAGGAGAAATCGTAGGTATTTTAGGTACAAGCGGTTCCGGTAAAACAACTCTTTTAAGAATCTTAAGAGGTGTGGAAAAATTTGATGAAGGTGAAGTTAGAGTAGAAAGATACACCTTAAAGCCGGATTCCTCTCAATTTTATTTCAATCAAGTAAAAAAGGAAACTGCAATTCACTTGCAAAGGTCTTTTGGTATTTGGCCTGAAACTGTACTGGACAATGTTGTAAGAAAGCTATATGGTGCAAAATACGGTGATGAGGCAGGGACTGACTTTGAATTGGCTCATGACCAATTCGATAAGGAAGCTTATGAGCTATTGGAGCTTGTAGGCCTTAAGGAAAAGTCCGGCCACTTGGCTTCTGTATTAAGTGGTGGTGAAAAGCAAAGACTTATCATGGCAAGACAGCTTGCTAAAAAGCCTAAAGTCATGCTTCTTGATGAGCCTGCTACAATGGCATGTCCTAAAACCAAACAGGAAATCTTGGATGCTGTTAAAAAGATCAATGAGGAATTGAACATCACTATTGTTTTGGTATCACACTTGCCTGAGATTCATAAATTCTTAGCTGAAAAGGTAATACTTTTGGAAAATGGTGAAATAGCTAAAGAGGGGGATGTCGATGAGATTATCGATGAGTTCCTATCTGACATTGAAGATCCTGTTGACATTAAGCTTGAATCCACAGATGAAACCTTGATTAAAGCATGTGATTTGGATAAAAGGTTCTATTTGCTAAAAGGTAAAGATGTTTTGCATATGAAGGACATCAGTTTTGAAGTAAAAAGAGGAGATATCCTATCTCTAGTAGGTCCAAGTGGAGCAGGTAAGACAATTCTTCTTCGTATGTTAGGTGGTATGGATGTCCCTGACAGTGGAGATGTATTTTTCAAGCTTGAAAAGGATGGAGAAATCAAATGGGTAGACATCAGAAAAGCAAGCCTTGACAGGATGGAAGTTAGAAGAAACATCGGTTTCATGCATCAGGAATTTGCATTAGTTTATTGGGCTACCGTTCAAAGCCAATTAGCTAAGAAATTAGGTTATAAAAGATTTGATATGGTTCAGGAAGCTAAGGAAAGAGCTAGAGAAGAAGGATTGCCTGACATTTTGCTTGATGCATTGTATCAATTGACTGACCTTCCAGAAAGGGAAGCTAAAGCACGTCTTGAGCAAGTAGGACTTGAACCAAGCATTTTAGATGAATTGTTCCCTAAATTCCCAGAAACTGAAATTGCAGAACAGGTTGCAGACCTCTTTGAAGCGCTTGACTTGCCTTTAGACATTTTAGGAAGAAGATCATTTGAATTGTCTGGTGGTCAAAAGGTAAGGGCTATGCTTGCACTTGTGCTTGTATCCAAACCTGATATCCTATTGCTTGACGAACCGTTTGGAGACTTGGATCCAAAAACATTGAGAACAGTCACAAACTCACTTAAGAGAATCTGTAAGGAGTTTGGTACTACCATTGTTATGGTTTCACACAATACAGACTTCATTAGGGAATTAAGTAACAGGGCTATCTTCATAGACCAAGGTCTTCTCAAGGATGACACTAAAGATGTTGATAGGTTAGTTGATGATTTCATTGGATTCTGTAAGGCTGATTACTTGATGTAA
- the cofH gene encoding 5-amino-6-(D-ribitylamino)uracil--L-tyrosine 4-hydroxyphenyl transferase CofH, with protein MYDRINVASKTKKILDSAFDEPISVEDGNYLMNLKGSEIYPLLATADAVREEIVGDKVTFINNCNINFTNICHVRCGFCAFGKDPDDPEAYLLDDEGILNKAEGGYRDGAREFTLMGGVLEDATIEYYEHLLKLLKSHYPKVEIHGFSPTMIRDAALNSEIPVDEAFKILKKAGLDTLPGTAAEILTDRSREIICPKKVSTQEWIDVVKIAQEAGITGSATMMYGHVETIEERVEHLDILRQIQLDTGGFNEFIPMTFMHEYSPIFLEGQRDLGATGTQDLKLYAVARLMFRDIIPNIQVSWVKMGFRFAQVSLLAGANDLGGTLGGDELSAASGAPDGVNASIRDLTKIVNDLGRVPIERNSTYTEFYPIEL; from the coding sequence ATGTACGATAGAATTAATGTGGCATCCAAAACTAAGAAGATTTTAGATAGCGCTTTTGATGAGCCTATCTCAGTTGAAGATGGGAATTACTTAATGAACCTAAAGGGTTCAGAAATTTATCCGCTTTTGGCTACTGCAGATGCAGTGCGTGAAGAGATTGTTGGTGATAAGGTCACTTTCATCAATAACTGCAATATCAACTTCACAAACATCTGCCATGTACGCTGTGGATTCTGTGCTTTCGGTAAGGATCCTGATGATCCAGAAGCATACTTATTAGATGATGAGGGCATTCTAAATAAGGCTGAAGGCGGTTATCGTGATGGGGCACGTGAATTTACCTTGATGGGCGGAGTGCTTGAAGATGCAACAATAGAATATTATGAGCATCTTTTGAAATTGCTCAAATCACATTATCCTAAAGTGGAAATCCATGGATTTTCACCAACAATGATTAGAGATGCTGCATTAAATAGTGAAATACCTGTAGATGAGGCATTCAAGATATTGAAAAAGGCAGGTTTGGACACATTGCCTGGAACTGCAGCAGAAATATTGACTGATAGGTCCAGAGAGATAATCTGTCCTAAAAAGGTATCAACTCAAGAATGGATTGATGTAGTGAAGATAGCTCAGGAAGCGGGAATAACCGGATCTGCTACCATGATGTACGGTCATGTAGAGACTATAGAAGAGAGAGTTGAGCATTTGGATATCTTAAGGCAGATTCAACTTGATACCGGTGGATTCAATGAGTTCATTCCAATGACATTCATGCATGAATACTCTCCGATTTTCCTTGAAGGACAAAGGGATTTGGGAGCTACAGGAACTCAAGACCTAAAGCTTTATGCTGTAGCTAGATTAATGTTTAGGGATATCATTCCTAATATTCAAGTCTCTTGGGTGAAAATGGGCTTTAGATTTGCTCAAGTTTCTCTTTTAGCTGGTGCAAATGACTTAGGCGGTACTTTAGGTGGAGATGAATTGTCTGCAGCTTCTGGAGCTCCAGATGGTGTAAATGCAAGCATTAGGGACCTAACTAAAATAGTCAATGACTTGGGAAGAGTTCCTATAGAGAGAAACTCCACTTATACTGAATTCTATCCAATTGAATTATAA